One stretch of Molothrus aeneus isolate 106 chromosome 2, BPBGC_Maene_1.0, whole genome shotgun sequence DNA includes these proteins:
- the RBBP7 gene encoding histone-binding protein RBBP7 produces MASTDVLEDAVEERVISEEYKIWKKNLPFLYALEWPSLTVQWLPERSSYKNLSLFAFPLSSLPQTLHCHSWGTRSNATSKPSHSVDAHTAEVNCLSFNPYSEFILAIGSADKLVALWDLRNLKLKLHSFESHKDEIFQVYWSPHTETILASSGTDRRLNMWDLSKIGEEQSAEDAEDGPLELLFIHGGHTAKISDFSWNPNEPWVICSVSEDNITQIWQMAENIYSDEEPDITAAELEAQGM; encoded by the exons ATGGCGAGCACGGACG tgctggaggacGCGGTGGAGGAGCGTGTCATCAGCGAAGAGTACAAGATCTGGAAGAAAAACCTCCCCTTCTTGTACGCCCTGGAGTGGCCCAGCCTCACGGTGCAGTGGCTGCCTGAG AGATCTTCCTATAAAAACTTAAGTTTGTttgctttccctctttcctccctgccccaaacccttcactgccacagctggggcacAAGATCTAATGCCACGTCCAAGCCGAGTCACTCAGTAGATGCTCACACAGCCGAGGTCAACTGCCTGTCCTTCAATCCCTACAGCGAGTTCATTCTGGCAATTGGCTCTGCTGACAAG TTGGTGGCTCTGTGGGATCTTCGAAACTTAAAGCTGAAACTCCATTCTTTTGAGTCTCATAAGGATGAGATTTTTCAG GTTTACTGGTCTCCTCATACTGAAACCATTCTTGCTTCAAGTGGTACTGATCGTCGCCTGAACATGTGGGATCTGAG TAAAATTGGAGAAGAGCAGTCTGCAGAAGATGCAGAAGATGGGCCTCTTGAGCTGCTG tTTATTCATGGAGGACACACTGCCAAAATTTCAGACTTCAGTTGGAATCCTAATGAGCCTTGGGTAATCTGTTCTGTATCAGAGGACAACATAACGCAGATATGGCAGATG GCAGAAAACATTTACAGTGATGAAGAACCAGATATAACAGCAGCTGAACTGGAAGCTCAAGGAATGtaa